In the Cydia fagiglandana chromosome 5, ilCydFagi1.1, whole genome shotgun sequence genome, one interval contains:
- the LOC134664633 gene encoding membrane alanyl aminopeptidase-like — protein MLRCYLAFLGVLTVTAVSDTNYRLNSPVKPSSYIIAITPYFDTNDERAFTFDGEVSIMVSTDTNTKQIKLHSEDLIFTADNITVTSGQFVLPLDETNPLEFDTNYTFAYINMQNELQAGVDYKLKIVYTGPIRTDLNGFYRNYYIENGVKKWLGATQMEPTHARKVFPCFDEPEYKAIFTLVIDRPDSYKPTVANTHLADTVPLANGYTREIFHPSPKMSSYLVAFLVSEFEGRLTNDTQFGVYARPDAMNQTDYAFDFGLRVVNALSDYFGIDYYSTNAYLKLDHVGLPDFRAGAMENWGLVKYRESLLLYVPEESTPYFKYRVAQIMAHETTHMWFGDLVTCHWWSNTWLNEGFADYFQDYITALIEPDVGSADQLVTGSVYDGYTADESPTSPAITNNNVNSPAEISLHFGKITYQKAGSIIRMVHHLVGDDAFKLGLQSYLKANQFEVGYPENLYTALHQEVINANAFADYPGFNIVDVMGQWIAKAGHPILTVNIDYENETATLTQKRFYIDSSHQSNETYPIPITYTTELVNDFTNTKPAFIMNEESQELNLTGISESHPWIIFNIQETGFYRVNYDEHSWQLIANALKGNAREQIHHLNRAKIVNDLFAFVYADEVKFDRLFQVLEFLSDETDYSVWYAAIQGLNKLRASYLGSDAQADIEKYALKLLDGIINNLGYDVRTTDSFVTLRNRMQVLEFACKLGHQGCIDKSVELFENFKETGVEVPPSLRPVTYCNGLRHGDGDDYDFLYQRMKTTNVANEAWVIGDALGCSNDEDKLRSYLVSMLEENSPIRTQDLATPLASILGNYEHVHVVLEELKQNYTLWTTIYPSMDTILGTVASALHTEAEFIEFETWLSGCQCGAQALTSAKTALDQARAATKWADNHKQDIMGSLRNHALVVTPSLYIVFGVATAMICRY, from the exons ATGCTCCGTTGCTACTTAGCATTCCTAGGTGTCCTAACTGTCACAGCAGTTAGCGACACGAACTATAGACTCAACTCCCCCGTCAAGCCTTCCTCATACATCATAGCCATTACTCCGTACTTCGATACCAATGATGAAAGAGCCTTCACCTTTGACGGTGAAGTCAGCATAATGGTATCAACAGACACAAATACTAAACAAATCAAACTACATTCAGAAGATCTTATATTTACTGCTGATAATATTACAGTTACTAGTGGACAATTTGTTTTGCCATTAGATGAAACTAACCCTTTAGAGTTTGATACTAACTACACTTTTGCATATATAAACATGCAAAATGAGCTGCAAGCTGGAGTAGATTACAAGCTGAAGATTGTATATACGGGACCAATAAGAACAGATCTGAACGGGTTTTACAGAAACTATTACATCGAGAATGGAgttaaaaa ATGGCTAGGAGCAACACAAATGGAGCCAACACACGCAAGGAAGGTGTTCCCGTGTTTTGACGAGCCGGAATATAAAGCTATCTTCACACTAGTGATCGACCGGCCTGATTCTTACAAGCCTACGGTGGCCAACACGCATTTGGCAGATACGGTGCCGTT AGCCAACGGCTACACAAGAGAAATCTTCCACCCATCACCAAAAATGTCCTCCTACTTGGTAGCATTCCTGGTTTCCGAATTCGAGGGGCGATTAACAAATGACACACAATTTGGTGTCTACGCGAGACCAGACGCCATGAACCAAACCGACTACGCCTTTGACTTCGGCCTGAGAGTAGTCAATGCTTTGAGTGACTACTTCGGCATTGACTACTATTCTACGAACGCATATTTGAAGTTGGATCACGTGGGTTTGCCGGATTTCAGAGCTGGTGCTATGGAGAATTGGGGGTTGGTTAAGTACCG CGAATCCCTCCTCCTATACGTGCCCGAAGAATCAACACCGTACTTCAAATACCGAGTGGCACAAATCATGGCTCACGAGACCACACACATGTGGTTCGGGGACCTGGTCACCTGCCACTGGTGGAGCAACACTTGGCTCAACGAGGGCTTCGCTGATTACTTCCAGGATTACATCACTGCACTT ATCGAACCAGACGTAGGATCAGCTGACCAGCTGGTCACCGGCTCAGTGTACGACGGCTACACCGCCGACGAGTCTCCAACCTCCCCCGCCATCAccaacaacaacgtcaactcGCCCGCGGAGATCAGCCTCCATTTTGGAAAGATAACCTATCAGAAGGCTGGCTCTATCATTAGGATGGTGCACCATTTGGTTGGGGATGACGCGTTTAAATTGGGGCTACAGAGTTATTTGAAGGCTAA cCAATTTGAGGTTGGCTATCCAGAAAACCTTTACACCGCTCTACACCAAGAAGTCATCAACGCTAATGCTTTTGCGGATTACCCTGGATTTAATATCGTGGATGTAATGGGACAATGGATAGCAAAGGCTGGTCATCCTATCCTGACTGTCAACATTGACTATGAAAATGAAACAGCAACGTTAACCCAG AAACGTTTCTACATAGACTCATCACACCAATCGAACGAAACCTACCCCATCCCCATCACATACACCACAGAGCTCGTCAACGATTTCACCAACACCAAACCAGCTTTCATTATGAACGAGGAATCGCAGGAATTAAATCTGACCGGAATTAGTGAATCCCATCCTTGGATCATCTTCAATATACAAGAAACTG GTTTTTATAGAGTCAATTACGATGAACATTCGTGGCAACTGATTGCAAATGCTTTAAAAGGAAACGCAAGAGAACAGATTCATCATCTTAATCGAGCCAAG ATCGTGAATGATTTATTCGCCTTTGTTTATGCCGATGAAGTGAAGTTTGACCGGCTGTTCCAAGTATTGGAGTTTTTGTCTGATGAAACTGACTATTCAGTATGGTATGCTGCTATACAAGGCTTGAACAAATTGAGGGCATCTTACTTGGGATCAGATGCTCAAGCAGATATTGAG AAATATGCGCTCAAACTCCTAGATGGGATCATCAACAATCTGGGTTATGACGTCAGAACCACAGACAGCTTCGTCACACTTAGGAACCGCATGCAAGTCTTGGAGTTCGCATGCAAGTTAGGTCATCAAGGTTGCATTGATAAATCTGTGGAACTCTTCGAGAATTTCAAGGAAACTGGCGTTGA AGTTCCGCCCAGCTTGCGACCAGTGACATACTGCAACGGACTACGTCACGGCGACGGCGACGATTACGATTTCCTGTACCAACGCATGAAGACCACGAACGTGGCTAATGAGGCCTGGGTTATTGGAGACGCTCTGGGATGCTCCAATGATGAGGATAAGCTGAGGAG CTATCTAGTATCAATGTTGGAAGAAAACAGCCCGATCAGAACGCAGGATCTAGCAACGCCGTTGGCCAGCATTTTAGGCAACTACGAACATGTCCACGTTGTTCTAGAAGAATTGAAACAGAACTATACTCTCTGGACCACCAT ATATCCTTCAATGGACACCATTCTTGGAACAGTTGCTTCCGCCCTCCATACAGAAGCAGAATTTATAGAG ttcGAAACGTGGCTATCAGGCTGCCAGTGCGGCGCACAAGCGCTAACCAGCGCAAAAACCGCCCTAGACCAGGCCAGGGCGGCCACAAAATGGGCCGACAACCACAAGCAGGATATAATGGGTAGTCTGAGAAACCACGCTTTAGTGGTTACCCCATCTTTGTATATTGTCTTCGGTGTTGCGACTGCTATGATTTGtagatattaa